The Glycine soja cultivar W05 chromosome 19, ASM419377v2, whole genome shotgun sequence genomic sequence CAATTTTGGGTGgcccctatttttttttcttcttcttcttataacTCTATTCACAGGGATTTTTAATATTCtaaacaacaaattatattgCGTCGATGtggaaattaaattctttttttcttttatcataatTCCGTTTCATTTAacgaataatatttttacataatataATAGTATTATGTTAAAACATGTacagtaaaatatatttaaattttattattatttagaagttccaatgataataatataaattattaatttaagattgaattatttaagtattatctgagtttaattattaatgaaaataattcataatcaaactttatttattttccttggaCTGATTAATaagaataatgataataattttaaggaAAAGATGTGTATATTTGTCAAAAATTTGTCACCTTGGACTGATTAATAAGAATAATGATAATCATTTTTAGGAAAAGATGTGTATATTTGTCAAAAATTTGTCACAATTTAAGAAAGTTACCGAATAAAATTGACATATTATGAAAATGAGTTAAATGATAAACATAATTAGTCAAAAAGATTAgagaacatttttaaatattatgctATATTTTGACTTAGTATAACTTTTAACATGATAAActtataagaatttaatttttatgcattatcattccatattattaataataaattattttaaagaatcTCATTCCAtactattaattataaattattttaaagaatcTCATGGGCTTAGATatgtaaatatttcaaaattttattctgATTTAGGaaagttagaaaatattttaaatgacgCACACATAATTAGCCAAAAGGATTAgacaatattttaatattatgctatatttttgtcttttttatgtGAATATTATAGTACACGAAAAATGAATAATGAGATGAATGTAAAGTTTCTTTACATtgttaatattttctaattaaattcaacTTGTAAATATTATGTCTATTTCTTTAAACTTTaatatgtttatattatttaatacataattataaatatatgtatatatatatatatatatatatatatatattattttttatcaatatattattctattattaaatgtataaataaaaataatatatatagttatcaCCATTTTAGCCACGATTATATTAATAAGTTGTGTTTATCAAAGTTAACAATAATAAGGTCAACTCATAAGGTTATCAAATAGTACTTGTATAGACGATGAGTTCCATGGTATTTTcccataaaaacaaaagaagttaAAACAAGAGTTAAAGGATGTATTTAAAAGTAAACAATTAATTGTCTATCAACAACTGAGccaattaaataaattagtattctgatgattaaaaaattaatatgtaattGACATAGTATCAAATtactttgaaaaaatttaaatgcaatATCATAGACATTGATATCATTCTTCAATCGAAAGTGGCATTTCATTGATTTTTGTCACAAATATTAACATAACAACAACtgagattaaatataaattttaattagagaaattaCGCTCACACTTATGGCACTATATCTAAATTATGTCATTAACTTTATTGCACATCTTGGTGTCATATGGCATATGAAGCAACTCagcatttgtttattattttctctcaGTTTTCTTCACCACATAACTACAGTGCCCTTCCAATACTGTCTGTCATATACATCTTCCCACAATTAAGTGCAAGACATATAAAGCATACAGCATAGTAAATTCAATATTCCACAAGGGTAAGAGAAGCAGATGACAAATGCTTATCTTTCATTCCAACCAGTCATACAGCAGATAACATGTCACTTCGGCCCCCAGTCATCCTAGCTGCCTGCTCCCCACGTTCACCTGGAAAATTCATACTCAAAACCTGAGTGGAAATGCTGACaacagaaaattatattttttgttagtttGACAACTCCAGGAAGAAAACGGTTACCTGTCCGAATTCTTATAACATCTGAGATGGGGATCACTGCAAAATCAAAGTTCTATTAGAGATGTGACTCCAAATTGAGGCCATTACATTTACTTGTTGACTTTAGAAATTGGAGTTTAATTCATATTGCCTCAAAATCTTTCGGCAAGAGTAAGCATGAACAATCTAATAGTTCTTGAATCATAAGATCACTCTTGCAAGTTTCTAGGCAATCCAATATATTAAGGATTCTGAAGAGTTCGGCGAACAGGCATGGGCGCTACACGTGAATATAATAATGTCAAAATGTCCATTTTCTAGATTAAAGACTCCCAGACTGTATTACACATTCGGTTGTGTTTTTAAACCGTGAGAACTGAGAAGGATATTTACaataaacagaaaaacaaaGATTTTCAGCTTGAAAACAGGATTCATAAATTGTTATTATCTCAGACTGCAtaattcattttagtttttttacttcttctttCAGTTGATAAACATTTTTATTCCTGCCCAGTtgcaagaagaaaaaacaaatcagTGTTGAAAATGGAATAGCTATTGAGCTTCTACATTTAAACAGGATAAGCTGTTTGCCCTGGACACCAAGAAGAGTGATATCTGTAGTTTTGTACGAGTCAGCCTAACTGACTAAAATGGCCACATAAATATCCCTAGATTAGCACATAACATAATGATACAAACACATACAAAATAAAGAAAGCTTCAAATAGCTCACAATGTACAGTTCAACACCAGATAAAGTAGGTTTAGGCCTTACAGAAAATTTTGCCATCACCAATCTCCCCAGTTCTTGCCTCCTCAATAATTTTGTCAATAACTGCCTCAACCTATAGACATGTGTGGCAATATAAGGGAAATGAACACTTTCGTTGGTCCAAAAGTTATTGATGTGAAAAAAATTCAGAATAACATTGAAAGTGCTTATTGCAACTTCTCCAATCATGTTCTTTGCTGTTACAAGACAATATTCTGTTTttctttaatctttttaatatcCAGAAACTTGAAACAATGACCAGTCCTGTCACTGCAATAAGAAATTATGAGAGAGACAAAGCAGACCTGATGGTAATGGAATTATCATATCcattaaaaaaagtttgtgCTTTTCTGTGCCTGATTGTTCTGGTGATGAAACTTGAGAAGATTTAAATCCATATGGAACGGATTTAGATTTTAGAACCCATGAAAACTATGGAGCAGCTGATACAATGGTGGTTATGGACATTATCATATTCATTACCaataatattaatcatttaaatagtaataatttgttgattttttcagAGAAAATGGTTACTAGAGATTCAAAGCATATAGGCAGTAACTGAGGAATCTCTCATTCCCCACCTTGCTTTATTGCACTAATAAGAAAAGTACATTCTACAAAGTCAATTAGAGTGTATGAAGCAGTGATGTTACTGCCAAATGTCTACATTCTACCTTACCTGGTCCTTTCTCACCACTACTTCCATTTTAACTTTGGcaacaaaattgtcttctgAAAATTCGGAGCCTGTGAGGAATACACGATTAGTTAAAGACAAGGGTGTAAGTGAAAGTGAGCATGTGACATTACTAAAAGACCTATATGCATAAAAGCAAGTATAGAACTCAAAGCCAAAGGAAAAAATGTATCTCTTGCACTACAGGTGATTAAAATGAGTTACGAACTTAAAACACAGCTAAAGTTGGTTGGCCACACAGGTATGGATGAAAACTAATTACTAACGATTAGTttcagaatgaaaaaaaaaatggaatgaagacaatagaagaaaaaaaaaactactttaaAGTGAGTTTGTTTGTGAGGTAAACAAGGGTGTATTTAGTATTTGCCCTAAAATTTTAGTGGGTTAAGATTGCAatgcattttaaattaaattaagggTGAATGCACACTATCACTTTAAATAATAGCTCAATTTAGGAGTCTTCTTTATGGAAGGACATATATTCAGTTTTCAAGTACTTGTAGTCAGCTATGACTTACCTCCCTGCCTCTCTTTTGAACCACCCTGAGCACCAAAGCCCCTGACATCAGATACAGTGACACCACGAATTCCCATTTTCAACAAAGCCTTCGAATcaagaaaactaaaatttagtATCAGCATAAACTTGGTAAATCTAATGGCACAAGACAAAAAGTCTACGAGCTACATTAGCCAGCCAAGCCAAAATTATTCAAGAGTGGAGAAGGTAGTTGCTTTTCTCTAACACTGTCAATTAGGACAAAAGCAACTTACCAACTCATAGCATGTTTGGCTAACAGTTGCAACTTTTCTAAAtgctcaaaataaaatatacaaagagTATTCTTCTCCAGGAGCATTCAATTCATTATccaaaatcaaaaaatacctttagaACAGTTATCCAAACAAGCACTCAATTAACAAAAAGCCACAACTCTCTTTCCAAAGAAGATGCCCCTTTCCATAGACAGTCAGTGAGAAATCAATGCAGTATTTTCACTTCTTTCAGAACAAAATTATTAGTAGTAATAACAACAACTAACAAGCACCTCTTAATTTGCACGAATTACCAACTGCTAGAAATCTACTGCTTAGCTCCACTTCAAGAAAACACAAGTATCAAAGTGAAGGGATGTTGTGGCAGTGCATTCAATACAGTGAAAATAACAATACTATATTTTGCTGTAGATACCCCAcggtatatataaattaaacccCAAAAAATATCAGTCAAAAGGTAATGTCGTACCGCAGAAACCTGGGGAACTCGCCATGGCCTGTTCCACAAGAATTCAACAACATAAAAACGCcgaatatatatacatcaagctaGAAAAACTCATTTCAACTAATTACATAGCAAGAACCTCCCCGAgccacaaaaaaagaagagggtTTTAGCTTGTAACCTGAGAATCGCTTCTACTTTGTAAAACTCGGATTTTGGAACATAATctgggaaagaaaaacaaatagcaAACAACAAATTAAGTAACATTAGAGTCATAGAGAACACATGCATAATGCATTTGTACCTGGAAGATTCTGGGCTCTGATTTGGGGAAGAATTGTTCCATTTACTCTGCGTCTTAGAGCCACATTGCGCTGAGGAGAATCTCCAATACGCTTGCGGATTAAGCAAGAACATGCAAAAGGCATTTCAGCTTGTTTGAGCTGAAAACTCACAACACCAAAAACGTGCGTTCCCGCGATCGCAGTCATTACTTCTCCTCTGAAGCACTCGGTCGGAGCAAACGCCgcttttcaagtttcaagtttcaacccagacaaattttattttttttatttacttactttttggtaattaataattttaattaaggttTGGTCTGCCGATAAAGTAGATTAAGAGGAAGCCCAGCCCAATTGAAAACGGGCCCGGCCCAGTTGGACAAGCATGAGTAACGAAACGACGTTGACAGTTACCGATTTGGGAAAGAACATTGATTTTGTGTTGGTTGAAGATGAGTGAATTGGTGTACAGAATCAGTACGACGAATGAGTGGGAGGAGTTACAGAGCAATGGGTCCAGTTTGGGTGGGGACCTTGACAAGTCTTCTGGTTTCATCCATCTCAGCAAGCTCGACCAGGTTCATTTT encodes the following:
- the LOC114398249 gene encoding nitrogen regulatory protein P-II homolog — protein: MTAIAGTHVFGVVSFQLKQAEMPFACSCLIRKRIGDSPQRNVALRRRVNGTILPQIRAQNLPDYVPKSEFYKVEAILRPWRVPQVSAALLKMGIRGVTVSDVRGFGAQGGSKERQGGSEFSEDNFVAKVKMEVVVRKDQVEAVIDKIIEEARTGEIGDGKIFLIPISDVIRIRTGERGEQAARMTGGRSDMLSAV